One Paenibacillus sp. SYP-B4298 genomic window, ATAATAGAGTTTGCCAAATGCGAATGATTTTCATCATCAAAAAGCTGTTGATGAAGCTGCCTGTTGTGCCATAGGGTGGAAGGGTGCTCTGGAGGGAACAGGCGCACTGTAGGTTTGATGCCATCAACATGAACAGCAACACATGCTATGTGCATTTAAGAAGGGGAGAACGAGAGATGACTAGCAAGAGATCATGGATATTACCGTTGCTGCTCGCGATGGGGCTGCTGCTTGGCGCTTGCGGCCAAGGTGCGCAGCAGAACCCATCCTCAGCCGGGGGCAGCGGCCTGCCTGCAGCAGCGGGCGGTGCAGCGGAGAAGACAGGGACGGCAGCCGAACAGACGGAAGCTGCCCAGCCGGACGAAGGAGAGCAGACGCGCATCTACGAATCGGAGAACGGACCGATCAAGGTTCCGGCTCATCCACAGCGGGTGATCGTACTGACACGTTTCCTGACCGGGCATGTGATGGCGCTTGGGGTGCCGCTCGTCGGTGTCGATGAGATGTCCAAGACGAACCCGCGATTTGCCGACCAGTTGAAGGACGTCGAGACGGTATCGGACGCGAGTTTGGAGAAGATACTGGAGCTGCAGCCGGACCTCATTATTAGTCTGGATGGCATTTCGAATGTGGACAAGCTGGAGCAGATTGCACCATTAGTTACGTATACGTATGGCAAGGTGGACTACTTGACCCAACAGATTGAAGTGGGCAAGCTGCTCGGCAAGGAGGAAGAGGCAAGAGCCTGGGTGGACGATTTCCGTGCGCGTGCGACGCAAGCTGGAGAGGAGATTCGGGCCAAGATCGGGAATGACGCGACCGTATCCGTCATCGAGACGTTTAATAAGCAGCTATACGTGTATGGCTACAATTACTCCCGTGGCACCGAAATTCTGTATGGAGAAATGAAGCTGAAAATGCCGAAGACGGTTGAGGAGGCGACGAAGGCGGATGGCTACCTGGCATTGTCGGCCGAGGTGCTGCCAGACTACTTTGGAGATTATGTCATCTTCAGCAAAAATATGGACGAGGACAGCTCGTTCCAGGAGACATCGATCTACAAGGGCATTGCTGCTGTACAGAAGAACCATGTTTATGAGGTGGATGCGAAGCAATTTTACTTCAATGATCCGCTCACATTAGAATTCCAGTTGGAATTCATCAAGAACAGCCTGCTCGGGGAGTAGGTGGGGAGAGAACCATTCGGAACATAGGCCGGATGGTTCTTTTTTATGCTGCGCCAGCTTGCAATGATGTCGATAGAGAAGAGAATAGAGAGAAATAGGACGGAATTTGGCATAAAATCCATTTTCATTTATAAGCCGCCAGTATACAATAGAGGAAAATGATGTATGCCATGGATTCTGGAAGCACCGGAATTGGAGCTGCAAACTCGGCTGCCGCTCGGTTGTTTTACGATTTCCAAGGCTCAAGTGGAGAGATGAACATGGCTTATATGATCCCTGAGACATTGCCTAAGACATGCACCGCGGGCGAGCGGCTGTTATTCCATACCTTGAAGGAAAGCCTGCCCGATGATTATATTGTTTACTACGAGCCGGAGATTGGCGGGCGCAAGCCTGATTATGTCGTAATCGGGCCTGATCTGGGGCTGCTGGTACTGGAAGTGAAGGACTATACGGAGGGCACGCTGTACGAGCTGTACACAAATGAATGGCGCATCTACAATACGCAAGGCGAGATCAGCACGGTACGTAATCCGCTTCATCAGGCGCGAGACAATGCTTTTCGTATTGCAAACAAGCTCAAGAAAGATAAAAATCTAGTCCAAACGGGAAGCTATGCCAATCAATTGAAGTTTCGCTATGCCTTTGGCACGGTATTTACGAGGCTAAGGGAGACTCATATTGTAAAATTACAGCTTCACCGGGTCATCGAGCCACAGTTCATGCTGACACGCGATGATTTGGACATGGATGGCGAGCAGTTCAGTGCAGATTCGCTCATGGAGCGTCTGCTCGGCATGTTCACCGTTCCGTTTCGCACATCGCAGTTACTGTCCGATGACGATATCAAAGCCATTCGCTACCACTTGTTTCCGGAAGTACGGATTAGCGCTGAATTCAAAGAGCCGATCTATTACAATGACCAATTGCTGCTCTCCTTGCATAATTTGCAGGCGATGGATCTGCACCAGGAATCGCTCGCACGGCAACTTGGCGATAAAAATCGGCTGATTCGCGGCGTCGCAGGCAGTGGCAAAACACTGATCTTGTCGGCGCGTGCCCGTCTGCTTGCCAAGGAGCACCCCGACTGGAATATTCTTGTGCTATGCTACGCCATTCCGTTGTCGCGGGTGCTGCGCAGCCTGATTGACAAGATGATGGAGGAGCCTGAGGATCTGCTGGAGCTGATCGCGCGTGCCGGTTCAGACCGGACGGAGGGGTCGCGCAGCTACAATATTCAGACAGCTACCTTCCACGAATGGCTGTGGAATACACTGCGAATCAAGGATGACGGGATCGGGCAGCTATTGGAAAAGCTGGAGCGCAAGGAGGCGATCGTGCCTAAGTATGACGCGATACTGATCGACGAAGGTCAAGACTTTGAACCGTCTTGGCTGGAGCTGCTGAGCAGGGTGCTGAACCCCGATACGCAGTCGCTGTTGCTCGTTGAGGATAAGGCCCAAAACATATTTCGCCGCAAAACAAGTCTTTCCGCCAGTACTGGGCTTGACTTTCGCGGGCGCTCGAAAATATTGAGCATCAACTACCGTAATACTGCCCAGATTGTTGATTTTGCTTGGGATTTTTATCGTCAGCACTCGGCGCTGCGCGATCGTGTCAAGGAAGGAAGCTCTGTAGAGGGAATGGAGATTATTCCGCCTCAGAGCACGAAGCGCAAAGGCCCAGAGCCTATCATACGGCGCTTGACCGGCTTCGATGAGGAGGCAGCGTGGGTGGTCGACTGTATCCGCACGCTGCATGAGGAGCGTCATGTCTCCTACACCGACATCGCCATTTTGTACCGGGTGAAAAACCGTTATTCCTATTCCTATGTAGACAAGCTGCAGGCTGAGCTGGACAAGCGTGGGATTCCGCATAATTGGTTCGCAGCCAGCAGTGCCGCCAAGCGTGCTTATGATCGAAGTCAGCAAGCGGTCAAGCTATCCACAATCGACAGCTCCAAGGGTCTGGATTTTCGTGCGGTCTTCCTCGTTAATCTGGATAGTATGCCGTTCCACCTGGAGGATAATGTGGAGCGCGAGGTGTCCTTGCTCTATATCGGCATGACGCGGGCAATGGAATGGCTGTTCCTAAGTTACTGCAAGCCTGACGGCTTCGCTAGTTGGCTGGAGGAAAGACGGGTAGCTCCAGAGGCCGCCCCTGCTCCTGGGCCTGCATATGCAGGTAGTTAGTTCTCTTTCGACTTTATAGCCTGCCTGGTTTTTGCTAAAACGCTGCTCTCCTTAATTCCAAGGGGGCGGCGTTTTTTTGAGATATTTTTTACGAGAAACGAAGCCAGGCCTATTCAGCACGTCGGCAGCCGTTGTGGGATGAAATGAGGCGAATTGGGAATGACTAACAAGAACACAACATGGGCGGGGGCTGGAGTGATGTCGAATGAGCAGCGGCGGCTATCGGAGAAGCTGCATGACAATATATTAGCATTTCAAAGCATCATGGGCCAAAGTCCTGATGTGATCCTCCGCAAGTTCCGCATTCCGGGTCTTAACAAGGATGCGGCGCTCATCTATATCGATGGCCTGGTTGACAAGCAGACGGCAAATGAACTGGTGCTGCGTCCGCTCATGATGCTTGAGCCGGCCAAGGCCAGGGCATTGGGGACGGCCGGACATTCGGGAGAGGACAGCAAGTCCCCGCGTGCGCCACGATCAAGAGCGAAGGCTGCAGCAGAGGGTGCAGAGTCTGCATTAGTTGGGCCTGCCAAGAACAATATGACGGCCTCGACAGGCAACCGTCAGGAACGGGCAGAAGGCAGCGGCACAGGCGCGGAGAGTGCTGGAAGCGGCCATCATATGGTGACGTCTGCCCTGTTGAATGTAGCAGAGCTGAAGGAATCGCCGCTGCTGGATGATTGCATTCAGGAGGTGCTGGGAGGCAATACGGTGCTTCTGCTGGAGGACGCAGATACGGCGCTCATTGTCGGTAGCTGCGGCTGGCCCAGCCGCTCGATTGAGGAACCGGTATCCGAGACGGTGGTGCGGGGGCCGCGTGAAGGCTTCACGGAGGCGTTTCGCACCAATACGGCGCTGCTGCGCCGGCGGATTAAGGACCCGAATCTGGTGCTAGAACCGTATAAGCTCGGACGCCGCTCCAAGACGGATATTGCTTTGGTCTATATTCGGGGTTTAACGGATATGGCGTTGGTGGAGGAGATGAGAACGAGGCTGGCTCGGATCGACATCGATGATGTGATGGAATCTGGCTATATCGAGCAACTGGTGGAGGATAATGTGATGTCGCCCTTCCCGCAGCTTCAGACGACAGAGCGGCCGGATCGGGTAGCAGCAGCGCTGCTGGAAGGCAGAATTGCGGTGTTGACGGATGGGACGCCGTTTGTGCTGATCGCGCCCGTCACCTTTACGATGATGCTGAGCTCGTCGGAGGATTATTATGAGCGCTGGATGCCCTCATCGCTTATACGGCTGCTTCGCTATGCAGCGGCGTTCTTTGCGCTGTTCCTCCCCTCGCTGTATATCGCGCTCATCTCATATAATCATGGGCTTATCCCGACCAAGCTGGCGATCTCGATTGCTGCCGGGAGAGAAGGCGTACCGTTTCCGTCTATTGTCGAGGCGCTTATTATGGAGGTGACCTTGGAAATATTGCGCGAGGCGGGCTTGCGTCTTCCCAAGCCGATCGGCCAGGCAGTCGGGATTGTCGGTGGTCTGGTCATCGGGCAGGCAGCGGTGCAGGCGGCGATTGTCAGTCCGATTATGGTCATCGTGGTGGCTTTGACGGCTATATCGTCCTTTGCTTTTCCACAGTACGAGGCCGGGATTGCGATTCGAATGCTGCGGTTTGGCATGATGCTGGCGGCAGCGGTGCTGGGACTTTTCGGCGTCATTTTGTTCTTTATTCTCATTATGGCGCATCTGGCTCGGCTTCAGAGCTTCGGGGTCAGCTATCTATCCCCTGTCGTTCCGGCTCGTCCGTCGCAATGGAAGGATCTGTTCCTGCGCTTTCCGCTCCGCATGATGAAGCAACGGCCGCTAATGAATCGTCCGCAAGACACGAGGAGACAGAAATAGCGAGGGGGCTGGGAGAATGGGGCAACGCAAGCCAAGTGCAGAGACCATAACCGCCAACCAGGCGGCGATGATGGTATCCAAAGCCATGATCGGCACCGGCATTCTGATTTTGCCGCAGAGTGTATCTCTTGCGGTGAACACACCGGATGGCTGGTTATCTGTCCTGCTTAGCGGCTTCGTGGCGCTGCTGGCTGGCTGGATTGTCGGCCTGCTGTGCCGGCGCTTTCCGGGGCGAGGCTTCTATGCGTATGTAGGTGATATTATCGGCCGACCGCTTGGAGCCTGTGTGGTGGTGCTGGTGTCTGTCTATTATTTGTCCTCGGCTGGGTATCTGCTGCGGGTGATGGGTGAGGTCATTCGCATGTATCTGCTCGATAAGACGCCGATCATGGTGACGATGGTGTTGTTTATGCTGGTGGCCAATTATTTAACGGTAGGCGGAATCAATCCGATCGCTCGTCTGATCGAGCTGTTCATGCCGATTATTGTATGTATTCTGATGGTACTGATCATCCTTAGCTTCCGTGACTTCGAGTTGGATAAGGTGCGTCCGCTATTGGGACAAGGACTGCTCCCGGTATTCAAGGGGATGCCCTCATCCATTCTATCGTACAGCGGGTTTGAGGTGCTGCTCTTCCTGGGGGGCTTCATGAAGATGAGCCGCAAGGCTGTACCCGCCGTGTTTGTCGGAATCGGCTTGACCACCATGCTGTATACACTGATTGTGCTGGTGACGATCGGTTCATTAACTTTGGAGGAGGTGAAGACGCTCACCTGGCCAACCATGTCGGTGGCGAAGAATATTGAGCTTCCGGATGGGTTCTTCGAGCGTTTCGAATCCTTATTTACTGTGTTGTGGGTGTTGTCGATGTATACCGCTTATGTGCTGTACCAGTATGGAGCATGCCTGGGGGCTGCGCAGTTGTACGGGAAGGACTTCCGCGTCTGGGCTTATATTGTGATGCCGATCATTTTTGCCATCGCCGTCTTGCCGGATAATCTGAATGCTGTGTTTGCGCTGGGTGAATATAACAGTTACGCTTCGCTGTTGATGTTCGGACTGCTGCCGGTCATCCTGCTGGTGGTGGCTGCAATCAGGAGGATTGGAAATGAGCAAGCCTCTTAAATACGGCACAGTCTGGCTGCTGCTCGCCGCCTGGCTGACGGTGAACTCTATGCTGCTGTCTGGCTGCTGGGATCGCAATGAAATTGAAGAAACCGGCATCGTGCTGGGCATCGGGCTCGATATTCCCTCCGATGGAGACGATGACGGTCAACGGCGGCCGGAAATCTCCGTGACGCATCAGATTGCGCTGCCCACCGCGTTCTCCGAGCAGGGCGGCAGCAAGACGCAGAAAAAATATATGAATATTACAAGCGAAGGACCCACCATCTTTGATAACATCCGCCAGTTGGCAACCCGCACTGACCGATCTCCGAGCTATGAGCATGTAAGGGTTATTGTTATTGGCGAGCAAGTTGCCCGCAAGATGGATTTGAGAAATGTCATCAATTTTTTTATGCGCAATACGGAGACGAGGCGTTCGATTCGGGTCGTCGTTGCCAAGGGGAGGTCTGAACCGATATTCTCGCAGCATAAGAGCGGACAGACACCGGCGATCGAGCTGCGGG contains:
- a CDS encoding iron-hydroxamate ABC transporter substrate-binding protein, with the translated sequence MTSKRSWILPLLLAMGLLLGACGQGAQQNPSSAGGSGLPAAAGGAAEKTGTAAEQTEAAQPDEGEQTRIYESENGPIKVPAHPQRVIVLTRFLTGHVMALGVPLVGVDEMSKTNPRFADQLKDVETVSDASLEKILELQPDLIISLDGISNVDKLEQIAPLVTYTYGKVDYLTQQIEVGKLLGKEEEARAWVDDFRARATQAGEEIRAKIGNDATVSVIETFNKQLYVYGYNYSRGTEILYGEMKLKMPKTVEEATKADGYLALSAEVLPDYFGDYVIFSKNMDEDSSFQETSIYKGIAAVQKNHVYEVDAKQFYFNDPLTLEFQLEFIKNSLLGE
- a CDS encoding 3'-5' exonuclease; the protein is MAYMIPETLPKTCTAGERLLFHTLKESLPDDYIVYYEPEIGGRKPDYVVIGPDLGLLVLEVKDYTEGTLYELYTNEWRIYNTQGEISTVRNPLHQARDNAFRIANKLKKDKNLVQTGSYANQLKFRYAFGTVFTRLRETHIVKLQLHRVIEPQFMLTRDDLDMDGEQFSADSLMERLLGMFTVPFRTSQLLSDDDIKAIRYHLFPEVRISAEFKEPIYYNDQLLLSLHNLQAMDLHQESLARQLGDKNRLIRGVAGSGKTLILSARARLLAKEHPDWNILVLCYAIPLSRVLRSLIDKMMEEPEDLLELIARAGSDRTEGSRSYNIQTATFHEWLWNTLRIKDDGIGQLLEKLERKEAIVPKYDAILIDEGQDFEPSWLELLSRVLNPDTQSLLLVEDKAQNIFRRKTSLSASTGLDFRGRSKILSINYRNTAQIVDFAWDFYRQHSALRDRVKEGSSVEGMEIIPPQSTKRKGPEPIIRRLTGFDEEAAWVVDCIRTLHEERHVSYTDIAILYRVKNRYSYSYVDKLQAELDKRGIPHNWFAASSAAKRAYDRSQQAVKLSTIDSSKGLDFRAVFLVNLDSMPFHLEDNVEREVSLLYIGMTRAMEWLFLSYCKPDGFASWLEERRVAPEAAPAPGPAYAGS
- a CDS encoding spore germination protein produces the protein MTNKNTTWAGAGVMSNEQRRLSEKLHDNILAFQSIMGQSPDVILRKFRIPGLNKDAALIYIDGLVDKQTANELVLRPLMMLEPAKARALGTAGHSGEDSKSPRAPRSRAKAAAEGAESALVGPAKNNMTASTGNRQERAEGSGTGAESAGSGHHMVTSALLNVAELKESPLLDDCIQEVLGGNTVLLLEDADTALIVGSCGWPSRSIEEPVSETVVRGPREGFTEAFRTNTALLRRRIKDPNLVLEPYKLGRRSKTDIALVYIRGLTDMALVEEMRTRLARIDIDDVMESGYIEQLVEDNVMSPFPQLQTTERPDRVAAALLEGRIAVLTDGTPFVLIAPVTFTMMLSSSEDYYERWMPSSLIRLLRYAAAFFALFLPSLYIALISYNHGLIPTKLAISIAAGREGVPFPSIVEALIMEVTLEILREAGLRLPKPIGQAVGIVGGLVIGQAAVQAAIVSPIMVIVVALTAISSFAFPQYEAGIAIRMLRFGMMLAAAVLGLFGVILFFILIMAHLARLQSFGVSYLSPVVPARPSQWKDLFLRFPLRMMKQRPLMNRPQDTRRQK
- a CDS encoding GerAB/ArcD/ProY family transporter; amino-acid sequence: MGQRKPSAETITANQAAMMVSKAMIGTGILILPQSVSLAVNTPDGWLSVLLSGFVALLAGWIVGLLCRRFPGRGFYAYVGDIIGRPLGACVVVLVSVYYLSSAGYLLRVMGEVIRMYLLDKTPIMVTMVLFMLVANYLTVGGINPIARLIELFMPIIVCILMVLIILSFRDFELDKVRPLLGQGLLPVFKGMPSSILSYSGFEVLLFLGGFMKMSRKAVPAVFVGIGLTTMLYTLIVLVTIGSLTLEEVKTLTWPTMSVAKNIELPDGFFERFESLFTVLWVLSMYTAYVLYQYGACLGAAQLYGKDFRVWAYIVMPIIFAIAVLPDNLNAVFALGEYNSYASLLMFGLLPVILLVVAAIRRIGNEQAS